A section of the Pseudanabaena mucicola str. Chao 1806 genome encodes:
- the hoxE gene encoding bidirectional hydrogenase complex protein HoxE, which yields MLSRISLQQPYIEDGSPNPRFHSLDLAIRQNRNRQDALIEVLHRAQEQFGYLEKNVLTYIARELKLPLSRVYGVATFYHLFSIQPKCKHTCSICLGTACYTKGGQALLDVLTKELHLKAGARSPNGKVFLRVERCIGNCGVAPAAIYDGHVSRQQSPEDVLAMVKGWMEEA from the coding sequence ATGCTGTCAAGAATATCACTTCAACAGCCATATATTGAAGATGGTTCGCCAAATCCACGATTCCATTCTTTAGATTTGGCGATTCGCCAAAACCGTAACAGACAAGATGCTCTAATTGAAGTACTACACAGGGCACAAGAGCAGTTTGGCTACCTTGAAAAAAATGTCCTTACCTATATCGCAAGGGAATTAAAACTTCCACTTAGTCGAGTATATGGCGTAGCAACTTTCTATCATCTTTTCTCGATCCAGCCTAAATGCAAACATACCTGTTCTATTTGTTTAGGAACAGCTTGTTATACCAAAGGGGGACAAGCTTTGTTAGATGTCTTAACTAAGGAATTGCACCTCAAGGCGGGAGCGCGATCGCCTAATGGCAAAGTATTTCTCCGAGTAGAGCGCTGCATTGGTAACTGTGGTGTTGCGCCTGCGGCAATCTATGACGGTCATGTATCGCGCCAACAAAGCCCCGAAGATGTTTTAGCAATGGTCAAAGGCTGGATGGAGGAGGCATAA
- a CDS encoding ATP-dependent 6-phosphofructokinase: MVNNHKPKRIGILTSGGDCPGLNAVIRAVVKVATYKYGWEVYGIPYGTDGFIELLVGKRQPEELRIKEHGYDIPGLVQGLDILYFLSGSVLGSISKGDPEQHAEDIIKGYEKLGLTALIVMGGDGSIEILDGLAQKAAEQGASWNWVAVPKTIDNDIPFTEASVGFDTAVNRVTQALYDLTFTAASHDRVMIVQVMGRDSGYLAMEAGIAGGADAILIPELTPVLNEDVITGVCRHIQELQKIGRRFALVVVAEGVKNHLGQKEHYIGDYMARHIKECGSKMCQINTSDPNYIHPFDTRVTVLGHVQRGGTPTSSDRLLATAFGREAVDLIANGNYNQMVIWENGRVSSVPISRVIEQIKKGRREKKAPSSVDPQGFLVRTARDIGIYVGETSSDD, translated from the coding sequence ATGGTAAATAACCACAAGCCTAAGCGTATCGGTATTCTCACCAGTGGGGGGGACTGTCCTGGACTAAATGCTGTAATTCGTGCTGTTGTGAAGGTCGCAACCTATAAATATGGATGGGAAGTTTATGGAATTCCCTATGGAACCGATGGTTTTATCGAGCTCTTAGTTGGCAAACGTCAGCCCGAAGAGTTACGCATCAAGGAGCATGGCTACGATATACCAGGGTTGGTGCAGGGTCTAGATATCCTTTATTTTCTGAGTGGGAGTGTATTGGGTTCGATTAGTAAAGGCGATCCTGAGCAACATGCTGAAGATATAATTAAGGGCTACGAAAAGTTAGGGTTAACGGCTCTGATCGTGATGGGTGGTGATGGAAGTATTGAGATTTTAGATGGATTAGCCCAAAAAGCCGCGGAGCAAGGAGCCTCATGGAATTGGGTTGCCGTTCCCAAAACTATTGATAATGATATTCCTTTTACAGAAGCGTCAGTGGGGTTTGATACAGCCGTTAATCGAGTTACTCAGGCACTCTATGACCTCACATTTACCGCTGCTAGTCACGATCGCGTGATGATTGTCCAAGTGATGGGACGAGATTCAGGCTATCTGGCGATGGAAGCTGGAATTGCTGGTGGTGCTGATGCAATCCTCATTCCTGAATTAACTCCTGTTTTAAATGAAGATGTGATTACGGGAGTCTGTCGCCATATTCAAGAGTTACAGAAGATTGGCAGAAGGTTTGCTCTAGTCGTAGTTGCTGAGGGTGTCAAAAATCATCTTGGACAAAAAGAACATTACATTGGTGATTATATGGCGCGGCATATTAAAGAATGCGGTAGTAAGATGTGTCAAATTAATACATCCGATCCTAATTACATTCATCCCTTTGATACTCGTGTTACGGTCTTAGGTCATGTGCAGCGAGGTGGCACACCAACTTCTAGCGATCGGCTTCTAGCAACTGCCTTTGGTCGAGAAGCAGTGGATTTAATTGCTAATGGTAACTATAACCAGATGGTGATTTGGGAAAATGGCAGGGTAAGCAGTGTTCCCATTAGTCGGGTAATTGAACAAATCAAAAAAGGACGTAGAGAAAAGAAAGCGCCCTCAAGTGTTGATCCTCAAGGGTTTTTAGTGCGAACAGCGAGGGATATAGGTATTTATGTGGGAGAGACAAGTAGTGATGATTAG
- a CDS encoding nicotinate-nucleotide adenylyltransferase, translated as MNIALFGTSADPPSIGHQQILLWLSKHYDRVLVWVSDNPFKNHQAPLNDRINMMELTIAAIKPHARTITLHPELSDPRTINTVTKAKQIWQEASFTLVIGSDLVPQLPTWYRVQDLLSQVKLLVVPRQGVTIAEADIDSLVRMGTEVAIAPDSTSIPNVSSSDYRNNGNSSVIIPTVAAYIQRESLYAWQTSPAP; from the coding sequence ATGAACATCGCACTTTTTGGAACTAGTGCCGATCCGCCAAGTATTGGACATCAACAGATTTTGCTATGGTTATCTAAGCATTACGATCGCGTACTGGTTTGGGTATCCGATAACCCCTTTAAAAACCATCAGGCTCCCCTCAATGATCGCATCAACATGATGGAGTTAACCATCGCGGCGATCAAGCCACATGCAAGGACAATTACCCTACATCCTGAACTTAGTGATCCGCGCACAATTAACACCGTGACCAAAGCCAAACAAATTTGGCAGGAGGCAAGCTTTACCCTCGTTATTGGTAGCGACCTTGTACCCCAATTGCCGACATGGTATCGTGTCCAAGATTTGCTGAGCCAAGTTAAATTGCTGGTCGTACCTCGTCAAGGCGTAACCATTGCCGAGGCAGACATTGATAGCCTTGTGCGTATGGGTACTGAAGTAGCGATTGCTCCTGATTCCACCTCGATCCCCAATGTTTCTTCATCCGACTATCGCAATAATGGTAACAGTTCAGTCATAATACCCACAGTCGCAGCATATATCCAACGAGAGTCGCTTTACGCATGGCAGACAAGTCCCGCCCCATAG
- a CDS encoding NUDIX hydrolase, giving the protein MADKSRPIAPKPLADFKVGVDNVIFSVDTEQNRLLVLLVMRQHEPYRDCWCLPGTLVRQGESLEEAAYRILAEKIRAKNLYLEQLYTFGDIGRDPREAPDSYYVRYLSVSYFALVPFSQAELIADGVCGIAWYPVHQVPDLAFDHNRILEYGHRRLCNKLEYSPVAFDVLPEAFTLSDLYQLYTTVLGENFSDYSNFRTKLLKLGFLSDTGIKSSRGAGRPASLYRFDAEAFAPFKDKPMVFI; this is encoded by the coding sequence ATGGCAGACAAGTCCCGCCCCATAGCCCCTAAACCTCTAGCAGACTTCAAAGTCGGTGTCGACAACGTAATTTTTTCTGTAGATACTGAGCAAAATCGCCTATTAGTGCTATTAGTGATGCGCCAACATGAACCCTATCGAGATTGCTGGTGTCTGCCTGGGACCCTAGTGCGTCAAGGAGAATCCCTTGAAGAGGCTGCCTATCGAATTCTTGCAGAGAAAATCCGTGCAAAAAATCTATATCTCGAACAGCTCTACACCTTTGGTGATATCGGACGCGATCCTCGCGAAGCCCCTGATAGTTATTATGTCCGCTATCTTTCTGTCAGTTATTTTGCCCTTGTTCCATTCTCTCAAGCAGAACTGATCGCTGACGGCGTATGTGGAATTGCTTGGTATCCTGTGCATCAGGTTCCCGATCTTGCATTTGACCACAATCGCATTCTCGAATATGGTCATCGCCGACTCTGCAATAAGCTGGAATATAGCCCAGTTGCCTTTGATGTTTTGCCTGAAGCCTTTACACTCAGTGATCTTTACCAACTATATACAACGGTTCTTGGAGAGAACTTTTCGGACTATTCTAATTTTCGGACGAAATTATTAAAGCTAGGATTTCTGAGTGATACGGGAATCAAATCTTCAAGGGGAGCTGGTCGTCCCGCTAGCCTATACCGTTTTGATGCCGAAGCGTTTGCTCCCTTTAAGGATAAACCGATGGTTTTTATTTAA
- the thrB gene encoding homoserine kinase, protein MTIFEVSVPATTANIGPGFDCLGAALKLYNHFEFSLADLLTITASGEGADKVERDETNLVYQAIAKFYQHIDRPIPPIAFHTNTMIPLSRGLGSSATAIVGGIVGANLLAGSPLDRLELLDLAIAMEGHPDNVAPAMLGGCQLMASNQAGGWEYCDLHWHESIGLVVAIPDFELSTAKAREVLPKKFSMHDAVFNASHLALLSHGIQTGNVSWLKAGLQDRLHQNYRQSLITGMAEVQAAAIAAGAYGLVISGAGPTLLSLAPMGTIEVVAQAMNHAWQAIGVNAMTKCLAIAKDGTTFKTR, encoded by the coding sequence ATGACCATTTTTGAAGTTTCCGTTCCTGCGACTACTGCTAATATTGGACCTGGGTTTGATTGCCTTGGTGCAGCCCTAAAGCTTTATAACCATTTTGAATTTTCCCTCGCCGATCTCTTAACGATTACCGCATCGGGTGAAGGTGCAGACAAGGTGGAACGGGACGAGACAAATTTGGTGTATCAGGCGATCGCAAAATTTTATCAGCACATTGATCGACCAATTCCGCCGATCGCTTTTCATACAAATACCATGATTCCCCTATCGCGTGGCTTAGGCAGTTCCGCAACCGCGATTGTGGGAGGTATTGTCGGCGCGAACTTGTTAGCAGGTTCACCACTAGATCGATTGGAGTTGTTGGATTTAGCGATCGCTATGGAAGGACATCCTGATAACGTCGCGCCAGCAATGTTGGGCGGTTGTCAGTTGATGGCATCCAATCAAGCAGGGGGCTGGGAATATTGCGATTTACATTGGCATGAGAGTATTGGGCTAGTTGTTGCAATTCCTGACTTTGAGCTGTCGACTGCTAAAGCAAGGGAAGTATTACCTAAGAAATTTTCGATGCATGATGCGGTTTTTAATGCTTCGCACTTAGCCCTGTTAAGTCATGGCATCCAGACAGGAAATGTGAGTTGGTTGAAGGCAGGCTTGCAGGATCGTCTCCATCAAAACTATCGCCAAAGCTTGATCACAGGTATGGCAGAGGTACAAGCTGCCGCGATCGCCGCAGGAGCTTATGGATTGGTAATTAGTGGCGCAGGTCCTACCCTCCTTTCTTTAGCACCAATGGGTACAATAGAGGTAGTTGCTCAAGCAATGAATCATGCATGGCAAGCCATCGGTGTCAATGCTATGACAAAATGTTTAGCGATCGCCAAAGATGGTACAACGTTTAAGACTCGGTAG
- a CDS encoding Gfo/Idh/MocA family protein encodes MTYASLNQPMRVGIVGSGFVAKLRTEILSQDARIKLVAIAGTPEKAQAIAQEFNIPEVHQYWSELVVRPDVDLVVICNVNRDHGAVVGQSLRSGKHVIVEYPLSFNLAEAEELVNLAKQNNLLLHVEHIELLGGVHQLVMEHLSKLGTPFYARYSTKSPQRPVPDKWTYKPDLFGFPLTAAVSRLNRIIVLFGKVKAVSCQLRYSGDNLPWQFTSCVCNAQLQFENGVLADISYSKGENFWQPERIMELQGSQGALIFSADKGKLITADGEMELDAGTTRGLFKKDTENVLAHLFTGTPLYTNHESILHSLAVANAAEKAAATQQVIMI; translated from the coding sequence ATGACCTACGCATCATTAAACCAACCTATGCGAGTTGGTATTGTTGGTTCGGGCTTTGTTGCCAAGCTCCGCACTGAAATTTTGAGCCAAGATGCAAGGATTAAGCTAGTAGCGATCGCTGGTACTCCCGAAAAAGCACAGGCGATCGCCCAAGAGTTTAATATTCCCGAGGTGCATCAATATTGGTCAGAGTTGGTGGTGCGTCCTGATGTGGATTTGGTGGTGATATGTAATGTCAATCGCGATCATGGAGCCGTAGTTGGTCAATCTTTGCGATCGGGCAAGCACGTAATTGTAGAATATCCGCTTTCCTTCAATTTGGCTGAAGCTGAGGAATTAGTAAATCTTGCTAAGCAGAATAATCTATTGCTCCATGTCGAGCATATCGAACTATTAGGCGGTGTGCATCAATTGGTAATGGAACATTTATCAAAATTAGGAACTCCCTTCTATGCTCGATATTCCACCAAAAGCCCCCAACGTCCTGTACCTGATAAATGGACATATAAGCCTGATCTGTTTGGCTTCCCTCTAACTGCGGCAGTTTCTCGCCTCAATCGAATTATTGTTCTCTTTGGAAAAGTTAAAGCAGTTTCTTGTCAATTACGCTATAGTGGCGACAACTTACCATGGCAATTCACATCCTGTGTATGCAATGCTCAACTTCAGTTTGAGAATGGAGTACTTGCAGACATCAGCTATAGTAAGGGTGAAAACTTCTGGCAGCCAGAGAGAATTATGGAATTACAAGGAAGTCAAGGTGCTTTAATTTTCTCTGCTGATAAAGGTAAGCTGATTACCGCCGATGGTGAAATGGAACTAGATGCGGGGACAACAAGAGGATTGTTTAAGAAAGATACGGAAAATGTCCTTGCCCATTTGTTTACAGGTACTCCACTTTATACCAATCACGAAAGTATTTTGCATTCTCTCGCTGTGGCAAATGCTGCCGAAAAAGCGGCAGCTACCCAGCAGGTTATCATGATTTAA
- a CDS encoding AAA family ATPase codes for MFTKLRIQNFKSWADTGEFRMAPLTGFFGTNSSGKTAILQFLLMLKQTVESSDRNRILHLGGGQYSYVDLGTNYDISHRHQLPEKIKFSFEWIPRNMPDHIVYMIMEVDFKENGKIEFTPNKYTSSLKFESEINVDNDQINLEYFKYSFKASDNQWNHIAINSQTENDVETIYKLSIDGSFLENWLAFEYYNFSKFMYVFNQLVNNYSVQQVPRIPSSSAISNLGNLVSSYTGLFVNTYYLAPLREYPKRTYLWSGERPQDVGKYGELTVAALLASQKKDLEVELSVARALRQLELIHNFRVHRITPNRGDYEILVQKSPNSAEVLITDVGFGVSQVLPILVLCYYAPKGATLIFEQPEIHLHPSVQAGLADIFIEVIKTRNIQIIIESHSEHLLRRLQRRMAEEKDGFTNEDAALYFCKMDNQGDSELVPLEIDIYGNICNYPEGFFGDEMGDIVAMNKAAIKRQMNMER; via the coding sequence ATGTTTACGAAATTACGGATTCAAAATTTTAAGTCATGGGCTGATACGGGTGAGTTTCGGATGGCTCCTCTGACAGGATTTTTTGGTACGAATAGTTCTGGGAAAACGGCGATTTTGCAGTTTTTGTTGATGCTGAAGCAAACTGTCGAATCAAGCGATCGCAATCGTATTTTGCATTTAGGTGGTGGTCAATACAGCTATGTTGATTTAGGTACTAATTACGATATTAGTCACAGACATCAATTACCTGAAAAGATAAAATTCTCTTTTGAATGGATACCTAGAAATATGCCTGACCATATTGTATACATGATTATGGAGGTTGATTTCAAAGAAAATGGAAAAATTGAATTTACACCTAATAAATATACATCATCATTGAAGTTTGAATCTGAAATTAATGTTGACAACGATCAAATTAATCTTGAATATTTCAAATATTCCTTTAAGGCAAGTGATAATCAATGGAATCATATTGCAATTAATTCACAGACAGAAAATGATGTTGAGACGATTTATAAATTGTCTATAGATGGTAGTTTCCTTGAAAATTGGTTGGCATTTGAATATTATAATTTTTCAAAGTTTATGTACGTTTTTAATCAACTTGTTAACAACTATAGTGTTCAACAAGTCCCACGAATACCATCATCATCAGCAATTTCCAATCTAGGAAATTTAGTGTCTTCTTATACAGGACTGTTTGTAAATACTTACTATCTTGCCCCTTTGAGAGAATACCCAAAAAGAACTTACCTTTGGTCTGGTGAACGTCCTCAAGACGTTGGTAAATATGGAGAATTAACAGTTGCTGCGCTTCTTGCTTCACAGAAAAAAGATTTAGAAGTTGAATTGTCAGTAGCCAGAGCTTTACGACAATTGGAATTGATCCACAACTTTCGAGTACATAGAATTACGCCTAATCGTGGCGATTATGAAATATTGGTACAAAAGTCGCCTAATTCCGCAGAAGTGCTAATTACTGATGTTGGCTTTGGAGTCTCGCAAGTATTACCAATCTTGGTTTTATGCTACTACGCACCCAAAGGCGCAACCCTTATATTTGAACAACCCGAAATCCATTTACATCCCTCAGTCCAAGCAGGACTAGCCGATATATTTATTGAAGTCATCAAAACCCGCAATATTCAAATCATTATCGAAAGCCATAGCGAACATTTATTAAGAAGATTGCAAAGGCGTATGGCAGAAGAAAAAGATGGATTTACGAATGAAGATGCTGCCCTATATTTTTGCAAAATGGATAATCAGGGAGATTCTGAACTAGTACCGCTTGAGATTGACATCTACGGCAATATTTGCAACTATCCCGAAGGATTCTTTGGTGATGAAATGGGGGATATAGTTGCAATGAACAAAGCAGCTATCAAGCGCCAAATGAATATGGAAAGGTGA
- a CDS encoding WD40 repeat domain-containing protein, producing MPKPKTNLILNAKPQSQITLSEYITAIAWSSNSKYLAAATASGEIILIDDTKAGKDLALKQVELQAPTEISVDCLGFSADGRWLASGGQDGKVRVWDLAGAQPEIALTINLGKTWIEHLVWHPTRSEFAFGLGKYVQVWSAETLNIVTTLHFEQSTVLAIAWHPRGEYLAVGGDGGLKVWAAQDWYEDPILFEMPTAAAKIVWNLSGEYLVASTIDNLVLVMQWLGKDFDASPWRMQGFPGKIRDFDWTTSEISPLLVSSSGSDVVIWEKHADLNVGWEGEVIKGHNNIVGFVAFKPKTEILASADENGRIAIWKNAKDWVQALETPMGEITALQWQPQGKKLVAANADGQLMLWTESSQGKGFR from the coding sequence ATGCCAAAGCCTAAGACTAATCTCATCCTGAATGCCAAACCCCAATCCCAAATTACCCTCAGCGAATACATCACCGCGATCGCATGGTCATCTAATAGTAAATATCTAGCGGCGGCGACAGCCTCAGGGGAAATAATCCTAATCGATGATACCAAGGCAGGGAAAGATCTGGCTCTGAAACAAGTGGAATTACAAGCACCAACGGAAATTTCGGTAGATTGTTTGGGCTTCTCCGCCGATGGGCGTTGGCTAGCGTCTGGGGGACAGGATGGGAAAGTGCGCGTCTGGGATTTGGCGGGAGCGCAACCTGAGATCGCCTTAACGATCAATCTTGGCAAAACATGGATCGAGCATCTGGTTTGGCATCCTACCCGTTCCGAATTTGCCTTTGGCTTAGGGAAATATGTGCAGGTCTGGAGTGCGGAAACCCTGAATATTGTGACTACTTTGCATTTTGAGCAATCAACAGTTTTAGCGATCGCATGGCATCCCAGAGGTGAATACCTCGCCGTTGGTGGTGATGGGGGTCTTAAAGTTTGGGCAGCACAAGACTGGTATGAAGACCCCATTCTCTTTGAGATGCCCACTGCTGCTGCCAAGATCGTTTGGAATCTCTCAGGGGAATATCTAGTGGCAAGTACTATTGATAACTTGGTATTGGTAATGCAATGGCTTGGCAAGGATTTTGATGCTTCTCCTTGGCGAATGCAGGGATTTCCTGGTAAGATTCGCGACTTTGACTGGACAACTAGTGAAATATCTCCTTTATTAGTATCCTCCAGTGGTTCCGATGTCGTGATATGGGAAAAACATGCTGACTTAAATGTTGGCTGGGAAGGTGAGGTCATCAAGGGGCATAACAACATTGTCGGCTTTGTTGCCTTTAAACCTAAGACCGAAATCTTAGCATCCGCCGATGAAAATGGCAGAATCGCCATATGGAAAAATGCGAAGGACTGGGTTCAGGCGCTTGAAACTCCAATGGGCGAGATTACAGCTTTGCAATGGCAACCACAGGGCAAAAAGCTAGTTGCGGCGAATGCTGATGGTCAACTTATGCTCTGGACAGAATCATCACAGGGTAAAGGGTTTCGTTAA
- a CDS encoding F420-0:Gamma-glutamyl ligase produces MNILIGLAIAIAILGGLVLLLWLLFEWQYKTRQGNLLEFDNGAWQFLTYEPDHYRLELLLTATNKTRKLDVFLVEVNSQLSLLSSDSLDGIHTQMYLRSRHPNVASRNDNYWESYIVTPKTSTGLEIQIDISGKNLEDLKSAWVRVHYTIYGPAGREEKVKHCIIPLQFPDANQRERWRPTPDADVLPIRTHILSAGDTPVDVMQRYVMSHAQAGDIVTIAETPIAIMQGNFYHPSDIQPKWLAKRLCYYFKSTSSLATACGLQSLINESGAWRVAFAFIIGSLAKAIFRIPGVFYMLAGEQARLIDDVTGTLPPYDQFIVLGPKNPQAVVDEIKAGTGLEAAIVDVNDLRRVKVLAATSGASEELLNQALIMNPAGNASEQTPIVLIRPNTGS; encoded by the coding sequence ATGAATATTTTGATTGGTTTGGCTATAGCGATCGCAATTCTTGGCGGCCTAGTTTTATTACTATGGCTACTATTTGAGTGGCAATATAAAACAAGACAAGGCAACTTACTCGAATTTGATAACGGGGCTTGGCAATTTCTGACCTACGAGCCAGATCATTACCGACTGGAATTGCTGCTAACTGCGACCAACAAAACTCGCAAGCTTGATGTTTTCCTTGTCGAAGTTAATTCTCAGCTATCACTGCTATCAAGCGATAGTCTAGATGGCATTCATACTCAAATGTATTTACGATCGCGTCATCCCAATGTGGCAAGTCGTAACGACAACTATTGGGAATCCTACATCGTTACTCCCAAAACAAGCACGGGGTTAGAAATTCAAATTGATATCAGTGGCAAAAATCTTGAAGACTTAAAAAGTGCATGGGTACGTGTCCATTACACTATCTATGGACCTGCGGGACGTGAAGAGAAGGTCAAGCATTGCATTATTCCATTACAATTTCCCGATGCTAATCAAAGGGAACGTTGGCGACCTACTCCTGATGCCGATGTGTTACCGATTCGTACTCACATTCTCTCCGCAGGTGATACACCTGTAGATGTGATGCAACGCTATGTAATGAGTCATGCTCAAGCAGGAGATATCGTCACGATCGCCGAAACTCCAATCGCGATTATGCAGGGTAACTTCTATCATCCCAGTGATATTCAACCCAAATGGTTAGCAAAGCGTCTCTGTTATTACTTCAAGAGTACTTCCAGTCTTGCCACAGCTTGTGGTCTGCAATCCTTAATTAATGAATCAGGGGCATGGCGCGTTGCCTTTGCTTTCATTATCGGTTCCCTTGCAAAGGCTATTTTCCGTATTCCAGGAGTATTTTATATGTTGGCTGGAGAACAGGCAAGATTAATCGATGATGTTACTGGTACTTTGCCACCCTATGATCAATTCATTGTGCTGGGTCCTAAAAATCCGCAAGCCGTTGTCGATGAAATCAAGGCTGGGACTGGACTCGAAGCTGCTATCGTGGATGTAAATGATTTACGTCGCGTGAAGGTTTTAGCCGCCACTTCTGGTGCTTCTGAAGAATTGCTCAATCAAGCCCTGATTATGAATCCTGCGGGTAATGCATCGGAGCAAACACCGATTGTATTGATCCGTCCAAATACAGGATCATAG
- the trpA gene encoding tryptophan synthase subunit alpha: MISVSARFEELRARGQAALIPFITAGDPNLETTAKALRILDQNGADLIELGVPYSDPLADGPVIQAAATRALQNGTTLDKVLDIVREVAPELRSPIILFTYYNPILNIGVKKFLQKIYDAGVRGLVVPDLPLEESHVLLEPSTQAGIEVILLIAPTSPAERFAAIAEKSQGFIYVVSATGVTGVRTEVAKGVKTMIDQLKEITDKPIAVGFGISQPEHAKQVIDWNADGAIVGSAMVKKLAEPDGGLYEIAELCKTLKQSIRRD; encoded by the coding sequence ATGATATCCGTTTCCGCTCGATTTGAAGAACTGCGAGCTAGAGGACAAGCTGCTCTAATACCTTTTATTACAGCTGGTGATCCAAACTTGGAGACAACGGCTAAAGCTTTGCGGATCTTAGATCAAAATGGCGCGGATTTGATCGAGTTAGGTGTACCCTATTCCGATCCTTTGGCAGATGGTCCTGTAATTCAGGCGGCGGCAACAAGGGCTTTGCAAAATGGGACGACCTTGGACAAGGTGTTAGATATTGTCCGTGAAGTTGCCCCCGAATTGCGATCGCCAATTATCCTTTTCACCTATTACAACCCTATTTTAAATATTGGGGTCAAAAAATTCCTCCAAAAAATTTATGACGCAGGGGTACGCGGCTTAGTCGTCCCTGACCTCCCCCTCGAAGAATCCCATGTATTACTAGAACCTTCTACTCAAGCAGGGATTGAAGTAATTTTATTAATTGCTCCGACTAGTCCTGCTGAACGTTTTGCGGCGATCGCCGAGAAGTCACAGGGCTTTATTTATGTGGTTAGTGCGACGGGTGTAACGGGTGTACGTACTGAGGTAGCAAAAGGGGTAAAGACGATGATCGATCAACTCAAAGAAATCACTGATAAACCGATCGCTGTTGGGTTTGGTATCTCGCAACCCGAACATGCTAAGCAAGTCATCGACTGGAATGCAGATGGTGCAATCGTCGGTAGTGCAATGGTGAAGAAATTAGCAGAGCCAGATGGTGGTCTGTACGAAATCGCCGAGCTTTGCAAAACCCTTAAACAATCTATTCGTAGAGACTAA
- a CDS encoding DDE transposase family protein, protein MITTGIWFIGRRGEIGVCEIIKVNSQEDLTDFVETWGAFNSQGEAIARRVGLIRAGKCQPL, encoded by the coding sequence TTGATTACTACTGGGATCTGGTTCATAGGTAGGCGAGGTGAGATAGGGGTCTGTGAAATTATCAAAGTCAATAGTCAAGAAGATCTCACTGATTTTGTGGAAACTTGGGGCGCATTTAACTCTCAAGGTGAGGCGATCGCTAGGCGTGTAGGTCTAATTCGTGCGGGCAAATGTCAACCACTATAG
- a CDS encoding slr1658 superfamily regulator: MAQIFGEFTENFVDRSEYLVLGFSPSSLPIQSRWKTNGLSADFLGDYVRNFFPGNTNANLTKQAEIRSAVSFIANELLENAMKYSYESANQTVNLEVHLFSDHLIFLSKNSVSPKEISGFQSYIQEVITGDIGQMYIDQVEKNVTNQEEEKSGLGYFTMIMDYDAVLGWKFEESENDSHVTMVTTMVHLPLL, encoded by the coding sequence ATGGCGCAAATTTTTGGAGAATTTACAGAAAATTTTGTAGATAGAAGCGAATATTTAGTCCTAGGATTTTCGCCTTCCTCTTTGCCAATTCAATCGCGTTGGAAGACTAATGGGCTTTCTGCTGATTTCCTTGGTGATTATGTCCGAAATTTTTTCCCTGGTAATACAAATGCTAACCTGACTAAACAAGCAGAAATCAGATCGGCAGTTAGCTTTATTGCTAATGAACTCTTAGAAAATGCAATGAAATATAGTTATGAAAGTGCAAATCAAACAGTTAATCTAGAAGTACATTTGTTCAGCGATCATCTGATTTTCTTATCAAAAAATAGTGTATCTCCAAAAGAAATTTCTGGTTTTCAATCTTATATCCAAGAAGTTATTACAGGTGATATTGGTCAGATGTATATTGATCAGGTTGAAAAAAATGTCACTAATCAAGAAGAAGAAAAATCTGGACTTGGCTATTTCACAATGATTATGGACTATGACGCAGTTTTAGGATGGAAATTTGAAGAATCTGAAAATGATAGCCATGTGACAATGGTAACAACGATGGTACATTTACCACTTTTGTAA
- a CDS encoding slr1659 superfamily regulator has translation MEVKGDDYKVWYDPSEFTIYCQGALRLAGSEEYEPIVQILEYVIDKAPQNINLDLVQLEFLNSSGINVLSKFVIKVRHKEKIKITVKGSEIVPWQGKSLKNLQRLMPNLKLNWS, from the coding sequence ATGGAAGTTAAGGGTGATGATTATAAAGTCTGGTATGACCCGTCAGAATTTACTATTTATTGTCAAGGAGCTTTACGATTAGCAGGCTCGGAGGAATATGAGCCTATAGTACAGATTTTAGAATATGTGATTGATAAAGCACCACAAAATATCAATTTAGATCTGGTTCAGTTAGAGTTTTTAAATAGCTCAGGTATTAATGTTTTATCCAAATTTGTGATTAAAGTACGCCATAAAGAGAAGATTAAAATCACTGTCAAAGGTTCTGAAATCGTTCCTTGGCAAGGCAAATCTCTCAAAAACTTACAGCGTTTAATGCCTAACTTAAAATTAAATTGGAGCTAA